In one window of Cupriavidus necator N-1 DNA:
- a CDS encoding amino acid ABC transporter ATP-binding protein, translating into MIAARDLFKSFGPLEVLRGVSLTLRKGDVTAVIGPSGSGKSTLLRCLNHLEVIDRGTLEIEGEALAAAGPDGAARYVADAEVRRICRKMGMVFQSFNLFPHMTVLQNIVEAPMTVKGLARDVVVPKAEELLRKVGLLGKRDSYPARLSGGQKQRVAIARALAMEPDIMLFDEPTSALDPELTGEVLRTMRQLAEEHMTMLVVTHEMGFAREVANHVVFMDEGRILEEGPPEEVFGAPAHARTREFLAHML; encoded by the coding sequence ATGATCGCGGCGCGGGATCTCTTCAAATCGTTCGGGCCACTGGAGGTCTTGCGCGGTGTCTCCCTGACCTTGCGCAAGGGGGATGTCACCGCGGTGATCGGGCCCTCGGGCTCGGGCAAGAGTACCTTGCTGCGCTGCCTGAATCATCTTGAGGTGATCGACCGCGGCACCCTTGAAATCGAAGGCGAGGCGCTGGCGGCAGCCGGCCCTGACGGCGCAGCCAGATATGTGGCGGACGCGGAAGTGCGCCGCATCTGCCGGAAGATGGGCATGGTGTTCCAGTCGTTCAACCTGTTTCCGCACATGACGGTGCTGCAGAACATTGTCGAAGCCCCCATGACCGTCAAGGGACTGGCGCGCGATGTTGTGGTGCCCAAGGCCGAAGAGCTGCTGCGCAAGGTTGGCCTGCTGGGCAAGCGGGACAGCTACCCGGCTCGCCTGTCAGGCGGCCAGAAGCAACGGGTGGCGATTGCGCGGGCGCTGGCCATGGAGCCCGACATCATGCTGTTCGACGAGCCGACCTCCGCGCTGGACCCGGAGTTGACCGGGGAGGTGCTGCGCACCATGCGGCAACTGGCTGAAGAACATATGACCATGCTGGTTGTCACGCATGAGATGGGGTTTGCGCGGGAAGTGGCAAACCACGTTGTGTTCATGGACGAGGGCAGGATCCTGGAGGAAGGGCCGCCTGAGGAAGTGTTCGGGGCACCAGCTCACGCGCGCACCCGCGAATTCCTGGCGCACATGCTCTAG
- a CDS encoding ABC transporter substrate-binding protein — protein sequence MSLRTFKKAIGVVAVAGALGLALAGTAQAADLKLAMSSPPTSMDPHFYNLFSNINVSEHIFDSLTKMDPDSRIIPGLAESWKLVNNLTWEFKIRKGVKFHDGSELTAEDVIWSLDRPATIQNSPGKFDVYTKAIVNKKIIDKYTIQLTTNQPYPLMLNDLTSIFIVQKKATQGLSSDDFAQGKGMVGTGPFKFVSYARDDRVELVRNNDYWGAKPAWDKVTLRFIPNPATRLAALLSGDVQAIENVPTPDLPKVRQDPKLSFFSKISHRVIYLYFDAKRDKSPYVTTKEGAPLDKNPLKDARVRNAISMAINRQGIKDRLMEGLSEPTNNLVPPTLFGYNPNLKTVKYDPEAAKKLLADAGFPNGFGVTLHTPNNRYVNDEKIAQTIAQNLTRIGIATKVEGMPMATYSSKGIKHEWSFGLLGWGAQTGEVSSPLRALLACEDSKKGFGTTNWGEYCNPKMDVVLEKALSTVDDKERSKLLQEATAIAINDGGIVPIHQQVTTWATQKGIVYVPRTDERTYAHNFKPQ from the coding sequence ATGTCCCTTCGCACTTTCAAGAAGGCAATTGGTGTGGTGGCGGTAGCCGGGGCCCTTGGCCTGGCGCTTGCCGGCACCGCCCAGGCCGCGGACCTCAAACTGGCCATGAGTTCGCCGCCAACCTCGATGGATCCGCACTTCTACAACCTGTTCTCCAACATCAATGTTTCCGAGCATATCTTTGACTCGCTGACCAAGATGGACCCGGACAGCCGCATCATCCCGGGCCTCGCCGAGTCGTGGAAGCTGGTCAACAACCTCACCTGGGAATTCAAGATCCGCAAGGGCGTGAAGTTCCACGACGGCTCCGAGCTGACCGCGGAAGACGTGATCTGGTCGCTGGACCGCCCGGCCACCATCCAGAACAGCCCGGGCAAGTTCGATGTCTACACCAAGGCGATCGTCAACAAGAAGATCATCGACAAGTACACCATCCAGCTGACCACCAACCAGCCCTATCCGCTGATGCTGAACGACCTCACGTCGATCTTCATCGTGCAGAAGAAGGCCACGCAGGGGCTGAGCTCGGATGACTTCGCGCAGGGCAAGGGCATGGTCGGCACCGGGCCGTTCAAGTTCGTCAGCTACGCCCGCGACGACCGGGTCGAGCTGGTGCGCAACAACGACTACTGGGGCGCCAAGCCGGCCTGGGACAAGGTCACGCTGCGCTTCATCCCCAATCCGGCGACGCGCCTGGCGGCGCTACTGTCGGGCGACGTGCAGGCCATCGAGAACGTGCCCACGCCTGACCTGCCGAAGGTGCGCCAGGATCCCAAGCTGTCGTTCTTCTCCAAGATCTCGCACCGCGTGATCTACCTGTATTTCGATGCCAAGCGCGACAAGTCGCCCTACGTCACCACCAAGGAAGGCGCACCGCTGGACAAGAACCCGCTGAAGGACGCGCGCGTGCGCAATGCCATCAGCATGGCGATCAACCGGCAGGGCATCAAGGACCGCCTGATGGAAGGCCTGTCCGAGCCGACCAACAACCTGGTGCCGCCGACGCTGTTCGGCTACAACCCCAACCTGAAGACGGTCAAGTACGATCCCGAGGCCGCCAAGAAGCTGCTGGCCGACGCCGGCTTCCCGAACGGCTTCGGCGTGACGCTGCATACGCCCAACAACCGCTACGTCAACGACGAGAAGATCGCGCAGACGATTGCGCAGAACCTGACCCGCATCGGCATCGCCACCAAGGTCGAAGGCATGCCGATGGCGACGTACTCGTCCAAGGGCATCAAGCACGAGTGGTCGTTCGGGCTGCTGGGCTGGGGCGCACAGACCGGCGAGGTCAGCTCGCCGCTGCGCGCGCTGCTGGCGTGCGAGGACAGCAAGAAGGGTTTCGGCACCACCAACTGGGGCGAGTACTGCAACCCCAAGATGGACGTGGTGCTGGAGAAGGCGCTGTCCACCGTGGATGACAAGGAGCGCTCCAAGCTGCTGCAGGAGGCCACCGCAATCGCGATCAACGATGGCGGTATCGTCCCGATCCACCAGCAGGTGACCACCTGGGCCACGCAAAAGGGCATCGTCTACGTGCCGCGTACCGACGAGCGCACCTACGCGCACAACTTCAAGCCCCAGTAA
- a CDS encoding DUF2891 domain-containing protein, protein MGRLALDRETARSFARVALDNILRRYPYKLDHMMASAGDLAEPAAWHPVFCGSYDWHSSVHMHWLLVRLLALSPDLEEAPRIRATLDAQLRPEHIAVELAYFQRPHSRTFERPYGWGWMLKLQAELLVLARQDAQAATWAEACAPLASHLSRQLADFLDAAVFPVRTGTHYNSAFALVMAMAYARTHQDLTLRRAIVRRAHRWFGHDQKYPARYEPGGDEFLSGGLTEAVLMHAVMDGCAFSEWWELFVPGQVELANWLTPVEVTNRSDPKTSHLDGLNLSRAWCWRMLEPALPDPLRPLAIRAWSDHLEASLPQAVEGEYVSTHWLASFAVLALAEPIGG, encoded by the coding sequence ATGGGCCGCCTGGCGCTGGATCGCGAGACAGCGCGCAGCTTCGCGCGCGTGGCGCTGGACAATATCCTGCGCCGCTATCCGTACAAGCTGGACCACATGATGGCCAGCGCCGGTGACCTGGCCGAACCGGCGGCCTGGCATCCGGTCTTCTGCGGCAGCTACGACTGGCACTCCAGCGTGCACATGCACTGGTTGCTGGTGCGGCTGCTGGCGCTGTCGCCGGACCTGGAGGAGGCGCCGCGCATCCGCGCAACGCTGGATGCCCAGCTGCGCCCAGAGCACATCGCGGTCGAACTGGCCTACTTCCAGCGGCCCCATTCGCGCACCTTCGAGCGCCCCTATGGCTGGGGCTGGATGCTGAAACTGCAGGCGGAGTTGCTGGTGCTGGCGCGGCAGGACGCCCAGGCAGCCACCTGGGCCGAGGCGTGCGCGCCGCTGGCATCGCACCTGTCACGGCAACTGGCGGATTTCCTGGATGCAGCGGTTTTCCCGGTGCGCACCGGCACCCATTACAACAGCGCCTTCGCCCTGGTGATGGCCATGGCCTATGCACGCACGCACCAGGACCTCACCTTGCGGCGCGCCATCGTGCGGCGGGCCCACCGCTGGTTCGGACATGATCAGAAATACCCGGCGCGGTATGAGCCCGGCGGCGATGAATTCCTGTCCGGCGGGCTGACCGAAGCCGTGCTGATGCACGCCGTGATGGACGGCTGCGCGTTTTCAGAATGGTGGGAGTTGTTCGTGCCGGGGCAGGTGGAACTGGCCAACTGGCTGACGCCGGTCGAAGTGACCAATCGCAGCGATCCCAAGACCTCGCACCTGGACGGACTCAATCTGTCTCGCGCTTGGTGCTGGCGCATGCTGGAGCCCGCCCTGCCCGACCCGCTGCGGCCGCTGGCCATCCGGGCATGGTCGGACCATCTCGAAGCGTCGCTGCCGCAGGCGGTCGAGGGCGAGTATGTGTCGACGCACTGGCTGGCCTCGTTCGCGGTGCTCGCGCTGGCCGAGCCGATCGGCGGCTGA
- a CDS encoding amino acid ABC transporter permease, producing the protein MDYVLSLLAPLAQGAQVTLTLFAITLALSVPLGLALALARISSWPWLSGLVNGYIWLMRGTPLMLQMLFIYFALPFVPVIGVRLPDFPAAVVAFALNYAAYFAEIFRAGIKSVDRGQYEASKALGMNYFQTMRRVVLPQMVSRVLPPVSNETITLIKDTSLIYVLALNDILRTARGIVQRDFTTTPFLVAALFYLVMTLILTWFFQNLEKRYAKHDD; encoded by the coding sequence ATGGACTACGTCTTATCTCTTCTGGCGCCATTGGCGCAGGGTGCGCAAGTCACGCTCACACTATTCGCCATCACGCTTGCCCTGTCGGTGCCGCTGGGGCTTGCGCTGGCGCTGGCACGCATCTCGTCATGGCCGTGGCTGAGCGGCCTGGTCAATGGCTATATCTGGCTGATGCGTGGCACGCCGCTGATGCTGCAGATGCTGTTTATCTATTTCGCGCTGCCGTTCGTGCCGGTCATCGGCGTGCGCCTGCCTGACTTTCCCGCCGCGGTGGTGGCCTTCGCCCTGAACTACGCTGCCTATTTCGCGGAAATCTTCCGCGCCGGGATCAAGTCGGTCGATCGCGGCCAGTATGAAGCCAGCAAGGCGCTGGGCATGAACTATTTCCAGACCATGCGGCGGGTCGTGCTGCCGCAGATGGTCAGCCGGGTGTTGCCGCCGGTCAGCAATGAAACCATCACGCTGATCAAGGACACGTCCCTGATCTACGTGCTGGCCCTCAACGATATTCTTCGCACCGCGCGCGGCATCGTGCAGCGTGATTTCACCACCACGCCTTTCCTGGTCGCCGCGCTCTTCTATCTGGTGATGACGCTGATTCTGACCTGGTTCTTCCAGAATCTCGAAAAACGCTATGCCAAACATGATGACTAG
- a CDS encoding enoyl-CoA hydratase, whose protein sequence is MPYENILVETRGRVGLVTLNRPKALNALNDALMDELGAALTAFDQDEGIGAIVITGSERAFAAGADIGMMAKYSFMDVYKGDYITRNWETIRKIRKPVIAGVAGYALGGGCELAMMCDIIIAADSARFGQPEVKLGTMPGAGGTQRLPRAVSKAKAMDLCLTSRMMDAAEAERSGLVSRVVPADKLLDEVLAAAETIAGFSLPVVMMIKESVNAAYETTLAEGVHFERRLFHATFASEDQKEGMAAFVEKRSPNFQHR, encoded by the coding sequence ATGCCGTACGAAAACATCCTGGTCGAGACCCGTGGCCGTGTTGGCCTGGTCACGCTGAACCGCCCGAAGGCCCTGAACGCGCTCAATGACGCGCTGATGGACGAGCTTGGCGCCGCGCTGACCGCCTTCGACCAGGATGAGGGCATCGGCGCCATCGTCATTACCGGCAGCGAGCGCGCCTTTGCCGCCGGCGCCGATATCGGCATGATGGCCAAGTATTCCTTCATGGATGTGTACAAGGGCGATTACATCACCCGCAACTGGGAAACCATCCGCAAGATCCGCAAGCCGGTGATCGCCGGCGTGGCCGGCTATGCGTTGGGCGGCGGCTGCGAGCTGGCGATGATGTGCGACATCATCATTGCGGCAGATTCGGCCAGGTTCGGCCAACCCGAGGTGAAGCTGGGCACCATGCCCGGCGCCGGCGGCACCCAGCGCCTGCCACGCGCGGTGTCCAAGGCCAAGGCCATGGACCTGTGCCTGACCTCGCGCATGATGGACGCCGCCGAAGCCGAGCGCTCGGGCCTGGTGTCGCGCGTGGTGCCGGCCGACAAGCTGCTGGACGAAGTGCTGGCGGCCGCCGAGACCATCGCCGGGTTCTCGCTGCCGGTGGTCATGATGATCAAGGAGTCGGTCAACGCCGCCTACGAGACCACGCTGGCCGAAGGCGTGCACTTCGAGCGCCGGCTGTTCCATGCCACCTTCGCCAGCGAAGACCAGAAGGAAGGCATGGCCGCTTTCGTCGAGAAGCGCAGCCCGAATTTCCAGCATCGCTAA
- a CDS encoding DUF3047 domain-containing protein: protein MTAKVFRLVLTGAAGALLLAGCASTPPVSAVHSDDTANTAGTSAIDCQTFARRMTAYVAAQTDPALPAVSSPDPLAAANTSAAEAEAGDDGEVADAAPPPTLATLPLFSVSPHRGQLPVGWQPWTINRNKTPTRYSMVEVDQRVVVHAQAESSASGLYVPLRDRDAGMLRWTWKTSGIIRNADNSHGPREDSPLRLFVAFDGDKGALSLKDQLMYEMARLTTGREMPYATLMYIWGGRRAEGSVVKNPHTDRVRMIVVDSGMKHANEWRCHERDLRADYRKAFGTDPGRVIAVGIMTDTDNTKSKAESWYGDIALD, encoded by the coding sequence ATGACGGCCAAGGTGTTTCGGCTGGTTTTGACTGGCGCCGCCGGCGCGCTGCTGCTGGCAGGATGCGCATCCACTCCCCCTGTTTCCGCGGTTCATTCGGATGACACGGCCAATACGGCAGGCACTTCCGCGATCGATTGCCAGACGTTCGCCAGGCGCATGACCGCGTACGTGGCAGCGCAGACGGACCCGGCGCTGCCTGCGGTGTCGTCGCCCGACCCGCTGGCTGCCGCCAACACCAGTGCGGCGGAAGCCGAGGCGGGTGACGACGGCGAAGTCGCCGATGCCGCGCCGCCGCCGACCCTGGCCACGCTGCCGTTGTTCTCGGTCTCACCGCATCGCGGCCAGTTGCCGGTCGGCTGGCAGCCGTGGACCATCAACCGCAACAAGACGCCCACCCGTTATTCGATGGTAGAGGTCGACCAGCGCGTGGTCGTCCATGCGCAGGCCGAGAGCTCAGCCTCCGGCCTGTATGTCCCGCTGCGCGATCGCGATGCCGGCATGCTGCGCTGGACCTGGAAGACCAGCGGCATTATCCGCAACGCTGACAACAGCCACGGCCCGCGCGAGGATTCGCCGTTGCGCCTGTTTGTCGCCTTCGACGGCGACAAGGGTGCATTGTCCTTGAAAGACCAGCTGATGTACGAGATGGCGCGGCTGACCACCGGCCGCGAAATGCCCTACGCCACGCTGATGTATATCTGGGGCGGACGGCGCGCGGAAGGCTCAGTGGTGAAAAATCCGCACACTGACAGGGTGCGCATGATCGTGGTGGATAGCGGCATGAAGCACGCCAATGAGTGGCGTTGCCATGAGCGCGACCTGCGCGCCGACTACCGCAAGGCCTTCGGGACAGACCCCGGCCGGGTCATCGCCGTGGGCATCATGACCGATACCGACAACACCAAGAGCAAGGCCGAGTCCTGGTACGGCGACATCGCGCTGGACTGA
- a CDS encoding amino acid ABC transporter substrate-binding protein, producing MKKIAALLLISSVALFAACGKKEAAPAAGADTATKIIVGLDDNFPPMGFRDDKNELVGFDIDMAKEASRRLGMTVEFKPIDWSAKEAELNGKRVDVLWNGLTITEERKKNISFTAPYMTNHQIVIVGASSPVKAKADLAGRIVGAQDGSSAVDAIKKESQVAASLKELKTFGDNVTALMDLSTGRLDAIVVDEVVGRYLISKRAGEYKVLEENFGTEEYGVGVRKDDAELLGKLDKTLASMKQDGTAARIATQWFGADITK from the coding sequence ATGAAGAAGATCGCTGCATTACTCCTGATTTCGTCCGTGGCGCTGTTTGCGGCGTGCGGCAAGAAAGAAGCGGCCCCTGCTGCCGGCGCCGACACGGCCACCAAGATCATTGTCGGCCTGGACGACAACTTCCCACCCATGGGTTTTCGCGATGACAAGAATGAGCTCGTCGGCTTCGATATCGATATGGCCAAGGAGGCCAGCCGCCGTCTCGGCATGACGGTCGAATTCAAGCCGATCGACTGGAGCGCCAAGGAGGCGGAACTCAACGGCAAGCGCGTGGATGTGCTGTGGAACGGGCTGACCATCACCGAAGAGCGCAAGAAGAACATCAGCTTCACCGCGCCCTATATGACCAACCACCAGATCGTCATCGTCGGTGCCAGCTCGCCGGTGAAGGCCAAGGCCGACCTGGCCGGCCGCATCGTCGGCGCGCAGGACGGCAGCAGCGCGGTGGATGCGATCAAGAAGGAAAGCCAGGTCGCCGCCAGCCTGAAGGAACTCAAGACCTTCGGCGATAACGTCACGGCCCTGATGGACCTGTCGACCGGCCGCCTCGATGCAATTGTGGTGGATGAAGTGGTGGGCCGCTACCTGATCAGCAAGCGTGCCGGCGAATACAAGGTGCTGGAGGAAAACTTCGGCACGGAAGAATATGGCGTCGGCGTGCGCAAGGATGACGCCGAGCTGCTCGGCAAGCTCGACAAGACCCTGGCCTCCATGAAGCAGGATGGCACGGCCGCCCGCATCGCCACCCAGTGGTTCGGCGCTGACATCACCAAGTAA
- a CDS encoding ABC transporter permease, whose product MLVFIIRRLMQSVVVLFVMSLLVFLGVFAIGNPVDILINPQADQEDIKRTIAALGLDKPLWEQYWVFLQNALQGNLGTSFAHGTPALKLIFERMPATMELAICAILLAIVLGIPLGLWAGLRPKGIAGKSIMAVSILGFSLPTFWVGLMLIMVFAVQLGWLPSNGRGETVRVLGIPLSFLTADGIRHLILPAVTLSLLNIAMVIRLTRAGTQEAMMQDYVKFARAKGLSNTRIVGVHVLKNILIPIVTVIALQFGSIIAFAIVTETIFAWPGMGKLIIDSIQLLDRPVIVAYLMVIVTLFILINLVVDIIYSMLDPRVRIADNKG is encoded by the coding sequence ATGCTGGTCTTTATCATCCGGCGCCTGATGCAGAGCGTGGTCGTGCTCTTCGTCATGTCGCTGCTGGTTTTCCTCGGCGTCTTTGCCATCGGCAATCCCGTCGACATCCTGATCAACCCGCAGGCCGACCAGGAGGACATCAAGCGCACCATCGCGGCGCTGGGCCTGGACAAACCGCTGTGGGAGCAGTACTGGGTGTTCCTGCAGAATGCGCTGCAAGGTAACCTGGGCACCTCGTTCGCGCACGGCACGCCAGCGCTCAAGCTGATCTTCGAGCGCATGCCCGCCACCATGGAGCTGGCCATCTGCGCGATCCTGCTGGCGATCGTGCTGGGCATCCCGCTGGGCCTGTGGGCCGGGCTGCGGCCCAAGGGCATCGCCGGCAAGTCGATCATGGCGGTGTCGATCCTGGGCTTCTCGCTGCCCACCTTCTGGGTCGGGCTGATGCTGATCATGGTGTTCGCGGTGCAGCTCGGCTGGCTGCCCTCCAACGGACGCGGCGAGACCGTGCGCGTGCTCGGCATCCCGCTCAGCTTCCTGACCGCCGACGGCATCCGCCACCTGATCTTGCCGGCGGTGACGCTGTCGCTCTTGAATATCGCCATGGTGATCCGGCTCACGCGCGCCGGCACGCAGGAGGCGATGATGCAGGACTACGTCAAGTTCGCGCGCGCCAAGGGCCTGTCGAACACGCGCATCGTCGGCGTGCATGTGCTGAAGAACATCCTGATCCCGATTGTCACGGTGATCGCGCTGCAGTTCGGCTCGATCATCGCCTTTGCGATCGTGACCGAGACCATCTTCGCCTGGCCCGGCATGGGCAAGCTCATCATCGACTCGATCCAGTTGCTGGACCGGCCGGTGATCGTCGCCTACCTGATGGTGATCGTGACGCTGTTTATCCTGATCAACCTGGTGGTGGACATCATCTACAGCATGCTCGATCCGCGCGTGCGCATTGCCGACAACAAGGGCTGA
- a CDS encoding M20 aminoacylase family protein: MKLIPEILQAQAEIRAIRRDIHAHPELCFEEQRTADVVAQNLESWGIEVHRGLGTTGLVGVIRNGNSPRTIGLRADMDALPLQEANTFDHRSQHSGKMHACGHDGHTAMLLGAARYLAQHKPFDGSVHLIFQPAEEGGGGAREMIKDGLFERFPCDAVFGVHNWPGMPVGTFGTRAGPLMASSNEFRIVVRGKGAHAAMPNNGNDPVFTAAQIVSALQGIITRNKRPIDTAVISVTQFHAGDATNIVPDQAWIGGTVRTFTVPVLDLIERRMEEVARAVAAAFDCTIEYEFHRNYPPTVNSEAETGFATEVAAELVGPDNVDSNVEPTMGAEDFSFMLQHKPGCYLFLGNGDGGHRDAGHGIGPCMLHNPSYDFNDELLPVGSTFFVRLVEKWLAPA, from the coding sequence ATGAAGCTCATTCCCGAAATCCTGCAGGCACAAGCCGAAATCCGTGCGATCCGGCGCGACATCCACGCCCACCCGGAACTCTGCTTCGAAGAACAGCGCACCGCCGACGTGGTCGCGCAGAATCTGGAATCGTGGGGCATCGAAGTTCATCGCGGCCTGGGCACCACCGGCCTGGTGGGCGTGATCCGCAACGGCAACAGCCCGCGCACCATCGGGCTGCGCGCCGACATGGACGCGCTGCCGCTGCAGGAAGCGAACACCTTTGATCACCGCTCGCAGCACTCCGGCAAGATGCACGCCTGCGGCCACGACGGCCACACCGCCATGCTGCTCGGCGCGGCGCGCTACCTGGCGCAGCACAAGCCCTTCGACGGCTCCGTGCACCTGATCTTCCAGCCGGCCGAGGAAGGCGGCGGCGGCGCCCGTGAAATGATCAAGGACGGCCTGTTCGAGCGCTTTCCGTGCGACGCGGTGTTCGGCGTCCACAACTGGCCGGGCATGCCGGTCGGCACGTTCGGCACGCGCGCAGGCCCGCTGATGGCATCGAGCAACGAGTTCCGCATCGTGGTGCGCGGCAAGGGTGCGCATGCGGCCATGCCCAACAATGGCAACGACCCGGTCTTCACCGCGGCGCAGATCGTGTCGGCGCTGCAGGGCATCATCACGCGCAACAAGCGCCCGATCGATACCGCGGTGATCTCGGTCACGCAGTTCCACGCCGGCGACGCCACAAATATCGTGCCGGACCAGGCCTGGATCGGCGGCACGGTGCGCACGTTCACGGTGCCGGTGCTGGACCTGATCGAACGGCGCATGGAAGAAGTGGCGCGCGCGGTGGCGGCGGCGTTCGACTGCACCATCGAGTACGAATTCCACCGCAACTATCCGCCGACCGTCAACAGCGAGGCTGAGACCGGCTTTGCCACCGAGGTCGCCGCCGAACTGGTCGGGCCGGACAACGTCGACAGCAATGTCGAGCCCACCATGGGCGCCGAGGATTTCTCGTTCATGCTGCAGCACAAGCCCGGCTGCTACCTGTTCCTGGGCAACGGCGACGGCGGCCATCGCGACGCTGGCCATGGCATCGGGCCCTGCATGCTGCACAACCCGAGCTACGATTTCAACGACGAACTGCTGCCGGTCGGCTCGACGTTCTTCGTGCGGCTGGTGGAAAAGTGGCTGGCGCCTGCGTGA